One genomic region from Jilunia laotingensis encodes:
- a CDS encoding RagB/SusD family nutrient uptake outer membrane protein, with the protein MKKRIKYILAGCCLMTTFSCSDFLDRYPLDKAVNETYWKTEPQLRAALYPCYEGLQYDLIINLGEACAETVVWGDPTSGLSKVSGGTSSAQDNFPYYNYWRDLYGHIFDCNNFLDNYDQAEVDQDVKDVYAAEVKTIRALQYFWLTSVWGDVPLVDKVLSSEEAYGPRNPKKDVIDWMIEDLKWAAGKLPAEIHTGSDVGRIDRWGALALLARVALQDERWELAEKVSKYIIDNSPYGLYDYEKVYHLEGNSETDPNNKESMIYSLYVQDIRMCNMTNYTCTPVNYIRLNASKTFVDAFLCSDGKPATPGLEYYKRTDVAVSPQSKYPVKKYADYFVDRDPRMKMTLYTPGDAWPGGDDGDAGNRVNATFGLPRFASLQGNNNNGANTKTGFYFKKYNTPELAGLTDKDHNNINVIRYPEVILIYAEALFNLQGETLTQDQIDETINLLRNRVGMHPMKLSELKAWNMDLKTELRRERRIEMSFDGMRYFDILRWKEGFRLGRAVTCPSLEVCLNELGGCPYVDDQNNPIVDEFGDVVYDRSTAEGGSRNFDENKHYLWPVPYQERLKNPALGQNPNW; encoded by the coding sequence ATGAAAAAGAGAATAAAATATATTTTGGCAGGTTGTTGCCTGATGACGACTTTTAGTTGCAGTGACTTTTTAGACAGATATCCTTTGGACAAGGCCGTCAATGAAACCTACTGGAAGACAGAACCTCAATTGCGTGCTGCTTTATATCCTTGTTATGAGGGACTTCAGTATGATTTGATCATTAATCTGGGCGAAGCTTGTGCGGAGACAGTGGTATGGGGTGATCCTACTTCCGGTTTGAGCAAGGTAAGCGGAGGAACCAGTAGTGCGCAGGATAATTTCCCTTATTATAACTATTGGAGAGATTTATATGGTCATATTTTCGATTGCAACAATTTTCTGGATAATTATGACCAGGCAGAGGTAGACCAAGATGTGAAAGATGTCTATGCTGCCGAAGTAAAAACCATTCGTGCCTTACAATATTTCTGGCTGACTTCAGTCTGGGGCGATGTGCCTTTGGTAGATAAGGTCCTTAGTTCGGAAGAAGCTTATGGCCCGCGTAATCCGAAGAAAGATGTGATAGATTGGATGATTGAAGATTTAAAATGGGCTGCCGGTAAGTTGCCCGCTGAGATTCATACCGGATCGGATGTAGGACGCATCGATCGATGGGGAGCTTTGGCTCTGTTGGCTCGTGTTGCATTGCAGGACGAAAGATGGGAGTTGGCAGAAAAAGTTTCTAAATATATTATTGATAACAGTCCTTACGGTCTATATGATTATGAAAAAGTCTATCATCTGGAAGGGAACTCTGAAACCGATCCCAATAATAAGGAATCAATGATTTACAGTTTGTATGTTCAGGATATCCGGATGTGTAACATGACCAATTATACCTGTACTCCGGTAAATTATATCCGTCTGAATGCTTCTAAGACATTTGTCGATGCATTTCTTTGTTCCGATGGAAAGCCGGCAACTCCCGGTTTGGAATATTACAAACGGACAGATGTAGCTGTTTCCCCCCAATCAAAATATCCTGTGAAAAAGTATGCTGATTATTTTGTCGACAGAGATCCCCGCATGAAGATGACACTCTATACACCGGGCGATGCATGGCCGGGAGGTGATGACGGTGATGCGGGGAATAGAGTGAATGCCACTTTCGGATTACCTCGTTTTGCTTCTTTGCAAGGGAACAATAATAATGGTGCAAATACCAAAACCGGATTTTACTTTAAGAAGTACAATACACCCGAATTGGCAGGATTAACGGATAAAGATCATAACAATATCAACGTAATTCGTTATCCGGAAGTCATTTTAATCTACGCAGAGGCTTTGTTCAACCTACAAGGTGAAACCTTGACTCAGGATCAGATTGACGAAACTATAAACCTTTTACGCAATAGAGTGGGAATGCATCCTATGAAACTTTCCGAATTGAAAGCATGGAACATGGATTTGAAAACAGAATTAAGACGTGAACGACGGATCGAGATGTCGTTTGACGGAATGCGTTATTTCGATATCCTGCGCTGGAAAGAAGGCTTCCGTCTGGGACGTGCCGTAACTTGTCCAAGTCTGGAGGTTTGCCTCAACGAATTAGGCGGATGTCCTTATGTGGATGATCAGAATAATCCGATCGTGGATGAGTTTGGTGATGTCGTCTATGACAGATCTACTGCTGAAGGCGGTTCTCGTAATTTTGATGAAAACAAACATTATCTGTGGCCGGTACCCTATCAGGAAAGGTTGAAGAATCCCGCATTGGGACAGAATCCTAATTGGTAA
- a CDS encoding endonuclease/exonuclease/phosphatase family protein, translating to MKKYIIVLFLALTANWVCAQKQDTLRIRVMTYNLRFGELASLEQIAEHIKAFQPDFVALQEVDSKTFRERTPQQNGKDFITELGYRTQMYPLYGKSISYKGGYYGIGILSRHPYFKSEKMMLPRPQEKEQRVMFQGTFEVNGKDTITFACTHLDYFSEDTRFLQIKKITETLQRSPYPVILGGDFNTRPDSKTIREGISDWKLLTNDDLTFPSNKPSIKIDYLFGYPKDVWRVIRTQSIQSLLSDHLPIITEVELIRETK from the coding sequence ATGAAAAAGTATATAATAGTATTGTTTTTAGCATTGACCGCTAACTGGGTATGTGCCCAGAAGCAAGATACGTTGCGTATCCGGGTCATGACTTATAATCTCCGTTTTGGTGAACTGGCATCCTTGGAACAGATTGCAGAACATATCAAAGCTTTTCAACCCGATTTTGTCGCTTTGCAAGAGGTAGACAGCAAAACGTTCCGTGAAAGGACTCCCCAACAAAATGGAAAAGATTTCATTACTGAATTGGGATACCGTACGCAGATGTATCCTTTGTATGGAAAATCCATCTCTTATAAAGGAGGATATTATGGCATCGGAATACTTTCCCGTCATCCTTATTTCAAATCGGAGAAGATGATGTTGCCTCGTCCGCAAGAGAAAGAACAAAGAGTGATGTTTCAGGGGACGTTTGAAGTAAACGGAAAAGATACCATCACTTTTGCATGTACGCATCTGGATTATTTCTCGGAAGATACACGTTTCTTACAGATAAAGAAGATAACGGAAACCTTGCAACGGTCTCCTTATCCTGTAATTTTAGGAGGTGATTTCAATACACGTCCTGATTCAAAGACTATACGGGAAGGAATTTCAGACTGGAAACTGCTTACCAATGATGATTTGACTTTTCCTTCGAATAAGCCTTCCATTAAAATAGATTACCTGTTCGGATATCCTAAAGACGTATGGCGTGTGATTCGTACTCAATCGATACAGTCATTGCTATCCGACCATTTGCCTATTATTACGGAAGTGGAATTAATCAGAGAAACCAAATAA
- a CDS encoding endonuclease/exonuclease/phosphatase family protein, translated as MDRLKTILRYALIMAVCFFSGISRLYAGESGKQLTMMTYNIQGHSIINSRQVDKIASVIKSVIPDVVAIQEVDQRYVKDCAAQLGTKTGMKSRFLVTHSTYFGIVLLSKEEPLGVKTHLIAKGAGGGTAKPDPDDNRGIIIAEFPDYYFLSTHYSLNAEDRDVATDYIINFAKSADKPVFLGGDLNIKETYRAMVTLKENGFTILNDTKLFTYPSTDPVDCIDFILGYNKSSISYKVTERGIANQSDVDLTTASDHLPVYVKIEYTSTTGIEGNTADYKGIKVIKSGDRYLLKGVEGFACVKLYSMTGKLLLNACMKEGDALPLNGLESGMVLLWMKNGDEVYTRKLIL; from the coding sequence ATGGATAGATTAAAAACAATTCTACGTTATGCCTTGATTATGGCAGTCTGTTTCTTTTCGGGAATTTCCCGGCTCTATGCAGGTGAATCGGGAAAACAGTTGACAATGATGACCTACAACATTCAAGGACATTCTATTATTAATTCGAGACAGGTTGATAAGATAGCTTCTGTGATAAAAAGTGTAATTCCGGATGTCGTAGCCATACAAGAAGTTGATCAGAGATACGTGAAAGACTGTGCCGCCCAATTGGGAACAAAGACAGGAATGAAATCCCGTTTTCTGGTTACTCATAGTACTTATTTCGGTATTGTTTTGCTGAGCAAGGAGGAGCCTCTTGGGGTAAAAACTCACCTTATTGCTAAAGGTGCAGGCGGAGGAACCGCTAAACCTGATCCGGATGATAACCGTGGAATAATTATCGCTGAATTTCCCGACTATTATTTTTTGTCCACCCATTATTCACTGAATGCCGAAGACAGGGATGTAGCGACTGATTATATCATCAATTTTGCAAAAAGTGCCGATAAGCCTGTCTTTTTAGGAGGTGATCTTAATATAAAAGAAACCTACCGAGCAATGGTGACTCTCAAGGAAAACGGCTTTACTATTCTTAATGATACAAAACTGTTTACTTATCCGTCAACCGATCCTGTAGATTGTATCGACTTTATTTTGGGATATAATAAATCATCTATTTCCTACAAAGTGACTGAACGGGGAATTGCCAACCAGAGCGATGTGGATCTTACTACTGCATCCGACCATTTACCGGTGTATGTCAAAATCGAGTATACCAGTACTACGGGCATTGAAGGAAACACTGCGGACTACAAAGGCATAAAAGTCATAAAATCAGGGGACCGTTATCTTCTGAAAGGAGTTGAAGGCTTTGCCTGCGTAAAACTTTACTCAATGACGGGAAAATTGCTTCTCAATGCCTGCATGAAGGAAGGCGATGCCCTACCGTTAAACGGCTTGGAATCCGGGATGGTCTTGTTATGGATGAAAAACGGTGATGAAGTATATACCCGTAAACTTATACTATAA